The following DNA comes from Miscanthus floridulus cultivar M001 chromosome 5, ASM1932011v1, whole genome shotgun sequence.
TATATATTGTGTTGTGAGTACTTCCATTACAAAATAAAGAGAGCATATGTTCAACAACTGGTATAAACATGGTGACAACAAAACTACAATTCCCTAAAAAAACGATGATGAAACTACAAATAATTTCTGTTATTAATTGACAAGAGCATAACAGTGTTTTGTTGGGATATCTAGCTCACAAAAAATGAAATTGTGTTTAACAACAATGAACAAAAAAGTTTCTTTGGGGCTCTATTCAGGATAATGCATTGCATTCGGTTTTAGGCTCTATTATAGCGCATCAATGACCACAATGACCAAAAGGAGGAAATGGGCAAGTCATGTCGTCGGCTAGTAGAGCCAAAGAGCAATGGGCTTCTTGGCGGCTCATATGGATGGCCTTTTGTTTTCTTTATCAGTAAAGAATATCATTTTTTTTTGTTAGTTAAGACCTTCTATGCTTGTAATAATCACGGTGTGATGCCCCTTCCACGAGGAGGTTCGAaactaaaatattttttctaCTATCTACAAAATCATCATTAAAGACATGCTTGCTCAGATAAGCTACCATCACGCCATGGGCAGACCTACGTCGTTGTGCGAAAACGAGTTCATGGAAAAATGAAGGTGTCATTTAGTTTCTCATTTTCTATAGACATATAGGCACTATCTAGTGaagttatatataaaaaaaaatcatatactACAACTAGTTAGCCGCCGCTTTCATATAATTTTTGGGTTAGGTAGCCTGACGAAAAAATTGGTGCAATGCAGTTTACGGATATACTTGTTGGTTGAGACCTAGTCTGTGCTTGTAATATTCGTTATCTCTGATGTCCCTTCCATGAAGGTGTTAATTAATTTGGATCTGGAATTAATATTTTTTTGATCATCTAAAAAATCGTCATTAAAGGCACACTCAGGTAAGCTAGCCTCACCAGGGGCAGACCTACGTTGGGCCGAAACGAGTGCATAAGGTAGCATCATCGATCAGTTCTCTCGTTCTCAATAAACACGTATAGGCGGTATCTAGTGAagttatatatatgataaaaaaaaCTCATATACTATAGCTACTTACCCGGCACTTAGTTTTTGGGCTACGGTCCGGCCGCCACAGAGCCTGACAAAAATGGTTCAAGTTCAATACTATTTCGGGGATTACAAATTACTTTGTGGCGTAATGCTGTCTAGCGTGTAGACGCGTGCTCTTGACGGAAAACAGAAGAGTTATTATTTTACACTGTATATATAGTCAAAACACCCACCTGTACTGAGAGTACGTCCTACCAACCGCGACTGATCgagaccggccggccggccggccgcatCACGGCATCAGGATTCAGGACTTGGTCACGAGTCAGGGGTCACCACGAATATGCCCTGAAAGTGCCTCTAGTTGTTGTACCGTAGTTATTATTACTTGCGTGCAAAGGCGGTTAATTAGATTCGTGAACGCGTAGCTGTCCACGTATTATATATCTTTCTGTTTCTGAAAACGTCACCAGACAAGTGTGTGGGTGACTTGCGTGTGCCGTGTCCGTGTCGCTCGATATAAATATAAATACGAGGCCAGAGGCCCAGAGCGTGGGCAACGACCGAGCTAGACGAATCAGTCCCAAGTTCTCATCAGCAGTCAGCACGATGATGGTCTCCATTACCAGCCACCGCCAGCAGCTCCTGCTGTACCTGCACTTGCTCGTTCACTTGTTCATTTTCTATAGACATATAGGCACTATCTAGtgaagttatatatatatatatatatatatatatatatatatatatatatatatatatatatatatatatcatatactACAACTAGTAAGCCGCCGCTTTCATATAATTTTTGGGTTAGGTAGCCTGACGAGTTGATGGAAAAATGAAGGTGTCATTTAGTTTCTCATTTTCTATAGACATATAGGCACTATCTAGtgaagttatatatatataaaaaaaatcatatacTACAACTAGTTAGCCGCCGCTTTCATATAATTTTTGGGTTAGGTAGCCTGACGAAAAAATTGGTGCAATGCAGTTTACGGATATACTTATTGTTGGTTGAGACCTAGTCTGTGCTTTCATATAAATATAAATACGAGGCCAGAGGCCCAGAGCGTGGGCAACGACCGAGCTAGACGAATCAGTCCCAAGTTCTCAGCAGTCAGCATGATGATGGTCTCCATTAACAGCCACCGCCAGCAGCTCCTGATGTACCTGCACTTGCTCGTTCACTTGTTCCTTGGGATCCAACATCAGCTCTCGCACTCCCTCGCCACCTACAGCAACCAAACTACCATACCACCAGCAGCAGCCGTTCTGTGCCGGCCGGACCAGTCCGCGGCGCTGCTCCGGCTGCGGCGttccttctccaccaccaccaccaccgactccACATGCACCCTCGCGTCGTGGCGGCCCGGCACGGACTGCTGCCGCTGGGAGGGCGTCGCCTGCGCTACCGCTGACGGCCGCGTCACCACCCTCAACCTCGCGGAATGCGGGCTGCAGAGCGCCGGCCTCCACCCGGCGCTTTTTGAGCTCACCTCCCTGAGGTACCTGGACCTCTCCTTCAACAGCTTCAACGAGTCGGAGCTCCCGGTTGTTGGGTTTGAGCTGCTCACCGAGCTCACCTACCTCAACCTCTCCTACACCGACTTCATAGGCAACATACCGCACGGGATACGGCGGCTCAACAAGCTGGTATCCCTGGACTTCACCAACTGGATTTATCTTGTTGAAGGTGACAATGACTATTTCCTGCCACTCGGCGAAGGAAGGTGGCCCATCGTAGAGCCAGACATTGGATCATTCGTCGCTAACCTTAGCAACCTCAAGGAGCTTTATCTAGGCAATGTCGACTTATCCGGCAACGGGGCAACATGGTGCAGTGCCTTTGCTAATTCCACTCCACAGCTTCAGGTTCTTAGCCTACCAAACACACACATCGATGCTCCAATTTGTGAATCGTTGTCCAGCATTCGCTCACTGACCATGATCAACCTAAACTATAACAAAGTCTATGGCCAAATTCCAGAGTCCTTTGCTGACTTACCTTCCCTCAGTGTTCTTAAGCTTGCCTATAATCGCCTCGAAGGACGGTTCCCGATGAGGATCTTCCAGAACATAAACTTAACGGCTGTTGATGTTAGTTATAATTCCAAGGTATCTGGTCTACTTCCCAATTTCTCATCATATAGTATTATGAAGGAACTGGTTTTTAGCAACACAAACTTCTCTGGTCCCATTCCGAGTTCAATAAGTAATCTCAAATCCTTGAAGAAATTAGGTATTGCAGCAGCTGACTTTCACCAGGAGCAGCTTCCCACTTCAATTGGTGAGCTCAGATCATTAACATCACTACAGGTTTCTGGGGCTGGTATAGTAGGAGAAATACCATCTTGGGTTGCAAATTTGACTTCTCTGGAAACTCTACAGTTCTCGAACTGTGGGTTATCTGGTCAAGTACCTTCCTTCATAAGTAACCTCAAGAACCTAATTAAATTGAAATTGTATGCATGTAATTTTTCTGGTCAAATTCCTCCACATCTATTTAATCTTACTCAATTAGGCATCGTAAATTTACATTCCAATAGTTTCAGTGGTACCATCCAACTCAACTCATTCTTCAAAATGCCCAACCTAGTCATACTGAATCTTTCAAACAACAAGCTTTCCGTAGTAGATGGAGAATACAATTCTTCATGGGCATCCATCCAAAACTTTGATACTCTATGTCTAGCATCTTGTAACATATCCAAGCTCCCTAATACCTTGAAGCACATGTATTCTGTTGAAGTTCTTGACCTTTCAAACAATCACATCCATGGCCCTCTACCACAGTGGGCATGGGATAATTGGATCAACTCTCTCATCTTGATGAACATATCACACAACCAATTTAGTAGTGGTATTGGATATGGCCCTATCATTTTTGCTAATATGTTTGTTATCGATATCAGTTATAACCGATTTGATGGGCCTATACCTATACCAGGACCGCAGAACCAACTATTTGATTGCTCAAACAACCAATTCTCATCCATGCCATTCAATTTTGGTTCTCACTTAAGTAGTATTTCCCTACTCATGGCTCATGGAAACAAGTTGTCTAGAGAAATTCCACAATCAATCTGTGAAGCAACAAGCCTTATGCTCCTTGATCTCTCCAATAATGATTTGATTGGCTCCATCCCTTCTTGTTTAATGGAGGATATGAGTCGCCTCAATGTATTAAATTTGAAAGGAAATCAACTTCATGGAAGATTACCAAATAGCCTGAAGCAAGATTGTGCATTTGAGGCATTAGACTTTAGTGATAATCAGATTGAAGGACAATTACCTAGATCTCTAGTTGCTTGCAAAGACTTGGAGGTTTTTGATATTGGGAAGAATCTTATTAATGATACATTTCCATGTTGGATGAGTATGCTTCCTAAACTTCAAGTCCTTGTTCTAAAGTCCAACAGGTTCATTGGAGATGTGGGGCCATCTATTTCAGAATATCAAAATAGTTGTGAGTTTGGAAAACTTCGAATTATTGACTTGGCTTCAAACAATTTCTCTGGATTATTGCGAAACAAGTGGTTTACGTCAATGGGATCCATGATGACTAAAGATGTCAATGAGACGTTGGTCATGGAAAATCAATATGATCTACTTGGCCAAACATACCAGTTCACCACTGCCATCACATACAAAGGATCTGATATTAGTTTTTCTAAAATATTGAGGACCATTGTCATCATTGATGTTTCTAATAATGAATTCTATGGCACTATTCCTGAGTCAATTGGGGACCTTGTTCTACTTGGTGGGCTAAATATGTCACATAATGCCCTCATTGGACCGATACCATCTCAGCTTGGCATGCTACATCAACTTGAGTCACTAGACTTGTCTTCAAATGAACTTTCTGGAGAGATCCCATGGGAGTTGGCATCATTGGACTTTCTTTCAGTGTTGAATCTATCCTACAACAAACTGCAGGGAAGAATACCTGAGTCTTCCCACTTCTTGACATTCTCCGATCTCTCATTTTTAGGAAATATTGATCTGTGTGGGTTTCAAGTGTCCAAAGCATGTAACAATATGACACCAGATATGGTTCTACATCAGTCAAAGAAGGTATCAATAGACATTGTACTATTCCTTTTTGCTGGATTGGGATTTGGTGTCGGATTTGCAATTGCAATTATCTTGACATGGTGTGGGGGGTACAACCTCGGATACCCACGgcggaccacatgggctgcgcccccaggggtggcccagcccacaagatgaagccttgcggggcacgacgctgctcggcgtctcccgcaagacaccgagaagatatcctgaagatactacgagatctgttaggatacgtatgatcctatgattcctgtaatctgttattactttccggttatctcctagatctaaccgacttgtaaccctgcccccggactatataaggcgggcaggaacCCCCTCcgaactcacgcaatatcatatgatagccaatacaatccaacagaccacaggagtagggtattatgtcatactgacggcctaaacctatctaactcatgtgtctctgttgccttcttgttctcgattacacgcatctctgccgatcaatctaccttcgtgggatacccctcggaggactgtcgatg
Coding sequences within:
- the LOC136449548 gene encoding receptor-like protein 7, with the translated sequence MMMVSINSHRQQLLMYLHLLVHLFLGIQHQLSHSLATYSNQTTIPPAAAVLCRPDQSAALLRLRRSFSTTTTTDSTCTLASWRPGTDCCRWEGVACATADGRVTTLNLAECGLQSAGLHPALFELTSLRYLDLSFNSFNESELPVVGFELLTELTYLNLSYTDFIGNIPHGIRRLNKLVSLDFTNWIYLVEGDNDYFLPLGEGRWPIVEPDIGSFVANLSNLKELYLGNVDLSGNGATWCSAFANSTPQLQVLSLPNTHIDAPICESLSSIRSLTMINLNYNKVYGQIPESFADLPSLSVLKLAYNRLEGRFPMRIFQNINLTAVDVSYNSKVSGLLPNFSSYSIMKELVFSNTNFSGPIPSSISNLKSLKKLGIAAADFHQEQLPTSIGELRSLTSLQVSGAGIVGEIPSWVANLTSLETLQFSNCGLSGQVPSFISNLKNLIKLKLYACNFSGQIPPHLFNLTQLGIVNLHSNSFSGTIQLNSFFKMPNLVILNLSNNKLSVVDGEYNSSWASIQNFDTLCLASCNISKLPNTLKHMYSVEVLDLSNNHIHGPLPQWAWDNWINSLILMNISHNQFSSGIGYGPIIFANMFVIDISYNRFDGPIPIPGPQNQLFDCSNNQFSSMPFNFGSHLSSISLLMAHGNKLSREIPQSICEATSLMLLDLSNNDLIGSIPSCLMEDMSRLNVLNLKGNQLHGRLPNSLKQDCAFEALDFSDNQIEGQLPRSLVACKDLEVFDIGKNLINDTFPCWMSMLPKLQVLVLKSNRFIGDVGPSISEYQNSCEFGKLRIIDLASNNFSGLLRNKWFTSMGSMMTKDVNETLVMENQYDLLGQTYQFTTAITYKGSDISFSKILRTIVIIDVSNNEFYGTIPESIGDLVLLGGLNMSHNALIGPIPSQLGMLHQLESLDLSSNELSGEIPWELASLDFLSVLNLSYNKLQGRIPESSHFLTFSDLSFLGNIDLCGFQVSKACNNMTPDMVLHQSKKVSIDIVLFLFAGLGFGVGFAIAIILTWCGGYNLGYPRRTTWAAPPGVAQPTR